The Streptomyces bacillaris sequence CAGGGCCACTTCGGCGTGGATCGCGTCCGGGGTGCGCCAGGCGGCGCGCAGGCCCCGGAACGCCGGGCCGTAGGCGACGCCCCGGGCTTCGAGGAGCCCGTACAGCCCGTCCACATCCAGCGGGACGGCGTCGGGCGGTGGCCATGCGCCGACCGGTTCGGCGGCCGTGCCGTTCCCGTCGGCCGAGGGCTCCTGCGGGCCGACCGTGCCGGTCGCGTGCCGGGTCCAGGGCGGGGCCCCGGCGCCGGGGGCGGCCTCGGGCCGGGAGTGGAACTCCACCGGGCGCCGCCCCGTGGGGTCCTCGGCCCCCACCCGTACGCGCAGGTGTACGGCGTGGTCGTCGGCGGCGTCGCCGGGCAGCAGCAGCGGGGCGGCGAGGGTCAGTTCCTCAACGAGAGCACAGCCGAGGCGGCGGCCCACGTGCGCGGCCAGCTCCACGAGGGCCGCGCCGGGCACGATCACGGTCCCGGCCACGGCGTGGTCCGCGAGCCAGGGGTGGGTGGCCGGGGAGATCCGGCCGGTGAAGAGGGTGCCCGCGTCGTCGGGCAGTTCGACCTCGGCGCCGAGCAGCGGGTGGTCCACGGCCGACTGTCCGGCGGCCACCGGGTCCCGGCCGGCCGGGAGGGCGTCGAGCCAGTAGCGACGTCGCTGGAAGGCGTAGGTGGGCAGGTCCACCCGCCGGGCGCCGGTTCCCTCGAACAGTTGCTCCCAGTCGACGCGCAGGCCCCGGACGTGCGCCTCGGCGAGGGCGGTCTGGAACCGGCGGAGCCCTCCGGCCCCGCGCCGCAGGGTGTCGAGCACCAGCGTCTCCGGGGCGCCCGCGGCGGCGGCCGTGTCCTCGATCCCGTACATCAGGGCGGGCTGGGGGCCGACTTCGACGAAGACGCGGTGCCCGGCCGCGAGGAGCGATCGGGTCGCCTGCTCGAACTCGACGGTCTGCCGGAGGTTGCGGTACCAGTACTCGGCGTCCAGGGCCTCCGTCTCCAGCAGGCCGCCGGTCACGCTCGAGTAGTACGGCACGGCGCCCGGGAGGGGGGTGATGCCGTCCAGGTCGGAGAGCAGGCGCTCACGGATCTGCGCCACATGCGAGGAGTGCGACGCGTAGTCGACCTCGATACGGCTCGCCCACACCCCTTCTTCGAGAAGTTCCTCCACCAGTGCCGTGACCGGGTCCGCGTCGCCCGAAACCACCGTCGACGAGGGGCCGTTGACGGCGGCCACCGACAACCGGCCCGCCCATGGGGCGATGCGCTCCCGCACCACGTCCACCGGCAACGGGACCGACGCCATGCCACCACGGCCCGCCAGCTCCCCCACCGCACGGGAACGCAGAGCCACCACGCGGGCCCCGTCGTCGAGGCTCAGACCGCCCGCCACGCAGGCGGCCGCGATCTCGCCCTGGGAGTGGCCGACGACGGCGTCCGGAACGACGCCGAACGACCGCCACACCTCCGCCAACGACACCATCACCGCCCACAGCACCGGCTGCACCACATCGACCCGCGCCAGCAGCCGCTCCGAGCCCAGCGCCTCCGTCAACGACCAGTCGACGTAAGGCCCCAGCGCCCGCTCACACTCCGCCATCCGTTCAGCGAAGACCTCCGACTCCCCAGCAACTCCGCGGCCATGCCCACCCACTGCGAGCCGTGGCCCGGGAACACGAGCACCGACCGGCCCGGGAGCCGACCGCTGCCGGACACCAGGCCCGCCGCGCCCGCGCCCCGGGACAGGGCGGCGACACCGGCCAGCAGTTCGTCCCGGTCCGCCCCCACCACCACGGCACGCTCCGCGAACCGCGAACGCCCCACCGCCAGCGAATGGCCCACGTCCACGGCGCTCAGCCCCGGTTCCGCCACCACCCGCTCGTGCAGCGCCGCCGCCTGGGCGCGCAGTGCCTCCGGAGTGCGCGCCGACAGTATCCAGGGGACGGCGACGGGCCCCGGTCCCGGCGCGACGGTCGGGTCAACCGGCTTGTCGGGAGCGGCCGTCGGGACTGTGGGGGCCTGTTCGAGGATGACGTGGGCGTTGGTCCCGCTGGCGCCGAAGGAGGACACCCCGGCCCGGCGCGGCCGTCCCGTCTCCGGCCAGGGGGCGGCCTCGGTGAGCAGGGAGACGGCTCCCTCGGTCCAGTCGACGCCGGGCGAGGGGCGGTCGATGTGCAGGGTGCGCGGCATCACTCCGTGCCGTAGCGCCAGCACCGACTTGATCACCCCGCCGACGCCCGCGGCGGCCTGGGTGTGGGAGAGGTTGGACTTCAGCGATCCCAGCCGCAGCGGGCGGTCGGCGGGCCGGTCCTGGCCGTACGTCGCCAGCAGCGCCTGCGCCTCGATGGGATCCCCCAGCACCGTGCCGGTGCCGTGCGCCTCCACCATGTCCACCTCCGACGGGGCGAGTCCGGCACGGGTGAGCGCCTGGCCGATCACGCGCTGCTGCGCGGGCCCGTTCGGGGCGGTCAGCCCGTTGCTGGCACCGTCCTGGTTGACGGCCGAGCCCCGGATGACGGCCAGGACGGGATGGCCCGCGCGCCGGGCGTCCGAGAGGCGTTCCAGCAGGAGCAGGCCCAGGCCCTCCCCGAACCCGGCTCCATCCGCCGCGGAGGAGAAGGACTTGCTGCGCCCGTCGGGGGCCAGGCCGCGCTGGCGGCTGAATCCGACGTACAGGCCGGGGGTGGACATCACGGTCACCCCGCCGGCCAGGGCGAGGGAGGTGTCGCCGGAGCGCAGCCCCTGGCAGGCGAGGTGGACGGCGACCAGGGAGGACGAGCAGGCGGTGTCCAGGGTGACCGCCGGGCCTTCCAGACCCAGGGTGTAGGCGATCCGGCCCGAGGCGACGCTCGGGATGCTGCCGGTGCCGAGGAAGCCCTCCACCTCGTCGGGCACGCGATCGAGCCGGGACGCGTACTCGCCGTAGATCACTCCGGTGTAGACGCCGGTACGGCTGCCGCGCAGGGTCGTCGGGTCGATGCCCGCGCGCTCCACCGCTTCCCAGGACGCTTCCAGCAGCAGCCGCTGCTGGGGGTCCATGGCCAGGGCCTCGCGCGGGGAGATACCGAAGAAGCCGGGGTCGAAGCCGGTGGCGTCGTGGAGGAAGCCGCCTTCCCGGACGTAGAACGTGCCGGGCGCGTCGGGGTCCGCGTCGAAGCCGCCCTCGACGTCCCAGCCCCGGTCGATGGGGAACGGCGAGACCGCGTCGCGTTCCTTGAGCAGCAGCTCCCACAAGTCTTCCGGGGTGCGCACACCCCCGGGGTAGCGGCAGCTCATCGCCACGATGGCGACGGGCTCGGCGCGGTCGTCGCGGAGCCGTCGGTTCTCCTCCCGCAGGCGCTGGTTGTCCAGCAGCGAGGCGCGCAGGGCGGCGACCACCTGATCCGTGTCGGCGGGCATGGGGTTCGGCTTCTCCTTCTGCGGCTGTCGGTCAGTCACGTTCGCCGCCCAGGGCCATCCGCACGAGTTCGTCGACGGCCATGTCCTCGATGTCGTCGGCGGCGGGCGTGCCGGTGTCGTCCGCCGCTGCCTCCGGCCGGCCGGCGAGGTCCAGGAGGGCATCGAGGAGACCGGCCCGGCGCAGGGCGGCGGGCGGGATCGTGGCGAGCAGGGAGCCGATCTCGTGGTCCGGCGTCCCGCCAGCCTTCCCGGTGACGGCGGGTCCGCCCGCCCCGTCGGGTACCAGGCGGGTGCTGAGGTAGGCGGCGACGGCGGCGGGGGTGGGGTGGTCGAAGACCAGGGTCGCGGGCAGCCGGCGGCCGGTGGCGGCGCCGAGCCGGTTGCGGAGTTCGACGGAGGTGAGCGAGTCGAAGCCGAGGTCCTTGAACGGCTGGTCCGGGTCGATGGACCCGGCTCCGCCGTGGCCGAGGATGTCGGCGCCCCGGCTCCGTACCAGGTCGAGCAGGGTGGTGAGGCGTTCCTCCGGGGGGAGGCCGGTCAGCCGGCGGCGCAGCGAGTCGGCCTCGGCGGCGTCCGCCCCGGAGGCCGGGCGGCGTACGGTGCCGGGGACCAGGGCCGAGAGCAGGGCCGGGACGGGTGCGGTGCGGGCCGCCGCCCGGAGCCGGCCGAGGTCGATCCTGACCGGCACGAGCAGCGGTTCGTCCAGGGTGAGGGCCGCGTCGAACAGCGCCAGGCCTTCTTCGCTGCCGATGGCCGCGGTGCCTCCCCGGGACATGCGCCGCAGGTCGGCGGCGGTCAGCGTGCCGGTCATGGTGCTACGGCGTTCCCACAGACCCCAGGCGAGTGACTGGGCGGGCAGCTTCAGGGCCCGGCGGTGCTGGGCGAGCGCGTCGAGGAAGGCGTTGGCGGCCGCGTAGTTGCCCTGCCCGGCGTTGCCGACCGTGGCGGACGCGGAGGAGAACAGGACGAAGGCCGACAGCGGCAGATCACGGGTGAGGGCGTGCAGATGGAGAGCCGCGTCGACCTTGGGCCGCAGTACGTGGCGCATCCGCGCAGGCGTCAGCGACTCGACCGTCCCGTCGTCCAGGACACCGGCCGCGTGGACGACCGCGCTCAGCGGACGGTCGGCGGGGATACCGGCGAGCAGGGCGGCGAGCGCGTCCCGGTCGGCGACGTCGCACGCCTCCACGTCCACCCGGGCGCCGCGTCCGCGCAGTTCGGCGGCGAGGTCTGCCAGGCCCGGGGCGTCCGCGCCGCGCCTGCCGACGAGCAGCAGGTTCCGCACGCCGTGCGCGGTCACGAGGTGCCGGGCCACCAGACCGCCGAGCGCGCCGCCCGCTCCGGTGACGAGGACGGTTCCGCTGGAAGCGGCGATACCGGACAGGGTGTCGGGGGCAGGGGCAGGAGCCGGGTTCGTGTTCAGGTCCGGGTCAGGGCCTGGGTGCAGGTCCGTGCCCGGATTCAGGTCTGTCGTGATGGCGGCCCTGGTGAGTCGGGGCGCGAGGAGTCGCCCGGCGCGGATGGCCAGTTGGGGTTCGGTTCCGGCCAGGGCCCGGGGCAGCAGGCCGGTCACGGCGGCCGGGTCGTCGGTGTCGATCAGCAGGAAGCGGTCCGGGTGCTCGGACTGGGCGGAGCGGACGAGGCCGCGGACGGCCGCGCCGGTGAGGTCGGTGACCTCCTCCCCGGCCGCCGTGGAGACCGCGCCCCGGGTGACGAGGACGAGCCGGGTGCCGTCGTCCCAGCGCGGGTCGGCCAGCCACTCCTGGACGAGCCGCAGGGCGTCGTCCAGTGCGGTGTGTACGGATGCGGCGTCGGGCGGGGACAGCGGGTGCGGGGTGGGGTCGCACCAGGCCAGCACGGCGGCGGGCGACGGCGCTCCCCCGTCCAGCGCGGCACCGAGTGCGGCCAGGTCCGGATGGCTGTCCGCGTCCGGGAGGGATGCCCGGCCGCCGAGGACGGCCCAGGGGCCGAGGGGGCCGACGGGTGCGGTGTCGGGCGCCGCCGACCACTGCACCCGGTAGAGGGAATCCGGGCCGCCGGCCGGGCGGAGGGCGTCGAGATCGACCGGGCGGACGGCGAGCGCCTCAACCGACGCGACCGGGAGGCCGTTCGGGTCGGTCGCGTCGATCGCCACCGACCCGTCCGGCCGGAAGCCGAGCCGTACCCTGAGCGCGGTGGCCTCGGAGGCGTACAGCCTGACTCCGCTCCAGGAGAACGGCAGCCCGGCGGACGGCCGGTCCGGGCCCGGTCCGCTCTCCGGCCGGTCCCGCAGGAACAGCCCCTGGAGGGCGGCGTCCAGGAGGGCGGGGTGCACGCCGAAGGCGGCGGCGGTCCGGTGCTGGTCCTCGGGCAGGCGTACCTCGGTGAAGATCTCGTCGCCCCGGCGCCAGGCGCTGGTGAGCCCGCGGAAGGCGGGTCCGTAGCCGTAGCCGGAGGTGTGGAACCGCTCGTACAGGTCGTCGACGGGGATCGGGACGGCGCCGGGCGGGGGCCAGGAGCCGGGGTCGTCCGGTGCGGGCGGAGGCTTACGGGTCGTGGCGTCGGCGGTGAGTACGCCGGTCGCGTGCGCGGTCCAGTGCGGGGTCGTCGCGCCCTCCCGGCAGGAGAACAGGTCCAGGGATCGGGTGCCGTGCGCGTCCGCGGCGCCGACCCGTACTTGCAGGCGTACGGCGGTGTCGGCGGGTATCAACAGGGTTGACTGGAGCGTCAGTTCCTCCACCGTGTGGCATCCGGCCTCGTCGGCGGCGCGTACGGCGAGCTCCGCGAAGGCCGCGCCGGGCAGCAGGACCGTGCCGGCCACGGCGTGGTCGGCGAGCCAGGGGTGGGTCCGCAGCGACAACCGGCCGCTGAGCAGCAGTTCGCCCGTGTCGGCCAGTTCGGTGGCCGCTCCGAGGAGGGGGTGGCCGGCGGGGTCGAGCCCGGCCGATCCCACATCGGCCGCCGTGGTGAGCGCAGGCTCGGGCCAGTAGCGGCTGCGCTGGAAGGCGTACGTCGGCAGCTCGACCCGCCGCGCCCCCGGGAACGCCCCCGACCAGTCGACCCCCAACCCCCGCTCCCAGGCACGGCCCACCGCACGCAACACCTGTTCCTGGCCGCCTTCTCCACGCCGGAGCGTCCCGAGCACCGCGGCATCCACACCCGCCGCCTCGGCCGACTCCCCCACCGCAACGCCCAGCACGGGGTGCGGGCCCACCTCGACGAAGAACCGGAAACCATCGGTCAGCAGCGCCCCCGTCGCCTGCTCGAACTCGACGGTCTCGCGCAGATTCCGGTACCAGTACTCGGCATCCAGGTTCTTCGTGTCCAGCCAGCCACCGGTCACCGTCGAGAAGAACGGCACCGCACCCGAGCGCGGGGTGATCCCGGCCAGGTCGGAGAGCAACTGCTCGCGAATCTGCTCCACATGAGAGGAGTGCGACGCATAGTCCACCTCGACACGACGGGCCCGGACACCCTCACCGACAAGTTCTTCGAGGAATCCGGCAATCGCGTCCGCGTCACCTGAAACCACCGTCGACGAAGGGCCGTTGACTGCTGCGACCGACAACCGGCCCGCCCACGGGGCTATGCGCTCTCGCACCACGTCCACCGGCAACGGGACCGACGCCATGCCGCCACGGCCCGCCAACACCCCCACCGCACGGCTGCGCAAGGCCACCACACGAGCCCCGTCGTCAAGGCTCAAGCCACCCGCCGCGCAGGCAGCGGCGACCTCACCCTGCGAATGACCCACCACCGCATCCGGCACCACCCCGAACGACCGCCACACCTCGGCCAGCGACACCATCACCGCCCACAACACCGGCTGCACCACATCAACCCGCGCCAACAACCGCTCCGACCCCAACGCCTCCGTCAACGACCAGTCGACGTAAGGCCCCAGAGCCCGCTCGCACTCCGCCATCCGCCCCGCGAAGACCTCCGACTCCGCCAGCAGCACCGCGGCCATTCCCACCCACTGCGACCCCTGACCAGGGAAGACGAGCACCGAGCGACCGTCGACCGTACGGCCGCCGTCCCACGCTCCCGATTCGTCGTCAGCCATCTCGCCCAGTAGGGCGTTGAGTTGGTCCCGGTCCCCGATCAGCGCCCTCCGGTACTCGAAGGCGGTGCGCGCGTGCAGGGCGGACCCGATGTCGCGCGGGTCGGGTACGGGGCTGCCGTCCAGGTGGCGGCGTAAGCGGTCGGCCTGGGAGCGCAGTGCCTGCGGGCTCTTCGCCGACAGCAGCCAGGGAACCGCCGGCAGGGGGGCGCGCTCGGCGGGCGGGGCGTCGTCGTCCAGGGGGGCGTGTTCGAGGATGGTGTGGACGTTGGTGCCGCTCAGGCCGAAGGAGGACACCCCGGCCCGGAAGGGGCGGCCGTGGTGGAGCGGCCAGGGCTGCTGTTCGGTCGCGAGGGCCAGCGCTCCGCGTGTCCAGTCGACGTGGCCGGAGGGCCTGCCGACGTGCAGGGTGCGTGGCACCTGCCCGTGCCGCATGGACAGCACCGTCTTGATGACCCCTGCCACCCCCGATGCCGCCTGGGCGTGGCCGAGGTTGGACTTGAGGGAGCCGACCAGCAGGGGCCGGTCGGTGGGCCGGTCCTGGCCGTACGTGGCCAGCAGCGCCTGGGCCTCGATGGGATCCCCCAGCACGGTGCCGGTGCCGTGCGCCTCCACCACGTCCACCTCGGATGCCGTCAGCCTCGCGTCCGCCAACGCCGCCCGGATCACCCGCTGTTGGGAGGGTCCGTTGGGGGCGGAGAGGCCGTTGCTGGCGCCGTCCTGGTTGACGGCGGAGCCGCGTACCACCGCCAGGACCGGGTGTCCGTTGCGGCGGGCGTCCGACAGCCGCTCCAGCAGCAGGACGCCGACGCCCTCGCCCATGCCCATGCCGTCCGCGTCGTCCGAGAACGCTTTGCAGCGGCCGTCCTCGGCCAGCCCGCGCTGGCGGGAGAAGCTGATGAGGGCACCGGGGGTCGCCATCACGGCGACGCCGCCGACCAGCGCGAGCGAGCAGTCCCCACCGCGCAGCGCCCGGCCCGCGAGGTGCAGGGCGACGAGGGAGGAGGAGCAGGCCGTGTCGATGGTCACCGCGGGGCCTTCGAGGCCCAGGGTGTAGGCGACCCGGCCGGATACGACGCTGGGTGCGCTGCCGGTGAGGAGGTGGCCGTCCCCTTCATGCGACTGGGCGACGACGGCCGCGTAGTCGGCGTAGTTGACGCCGGTGAACACGCCGGTGCGGCTGCCGCGCAGGGTGGCCGGGTCGATGGCCGCGCGCTCGATGGCCTCCCAGGTGGTCTCCAGGAGCAGCCGCTGCTGCGGGTCCATGGCCAGGGCCTCGCGCGGCGAGATGCCGAAGAACTCCGCGTCGAAGTCGGCCGCGTCGTGGAGGAAGCCGCCCCGCCGGGTCGTCGAGGTGCCGGGGTGGTCGGGATCGGGGTCGTAGAGGGCCTCGATGTCCCAGCCCCGGTCGGTGGGGAGGTCGGAGACGGCGTCGCCGCCGTCGACGAGCAGGCTCCACAGCTCTTCGGGGGTGCCGATGCCGCCGGGGAAGCGGCAGGCCATGGAGACGATCGCGATCGGTTCGTCGTCGGGCGCGGGTGGATGCGCGGCGGCGGCCGTGACAGAGCGGGCCGGGTCGGAGAGGTGCGGGGCGGAGGGGGCCGGGTCGGTGGCCTGGCGGCCGAGCAGTTCGGTGCGGATCTCCTGGGCGAGCGCGGTGGACGACGGGTGGTCGAAGATCAGAGTGGACGGCAGCCGCAGTCCGGTGGCCGCGTTGAGCCGGTTGCGGAGTTCGACGGCGGTGAGGGAGGCGAAGCCCAGGTCCTGGAAGGCTCTGCCGGGCCGGATCGCGTCCACCGTGGCATGGCCGAGGACGGCTGCGGCATGGGTGCGGACCAGATCGAGCAGCAGCCGGTGCTGTTCGGATTCGGCGAGGGTGGCCAGCCGTTGGCGCAGCAGCGCGGCGGCGGGTGCCTCCGCGTCTCCGGCCGCGGCCTCCAGGGCGCGGCGGGCTTCGGGGATGCCGGTGAGCAGCGGGCTGGGGCGGGTGGAGGTGAAGACGGCGGCGAACCGCTCCCAGTCCACGTCCGCGACGGTGAGAACGGTCTCGTCGTCGTCGAGCGC is a genomic window containing:
- a CDS encoding type I polyketide synthase, with product MSDQRMRDYLNRVTIDLRNTRQRLREAEARTGEPIAIVSMACRFPGGVRTPEDLWDLLAEGRDTVAAVPGDRGWETVWPSGGTVPGQGAFLEGAADFDPEFFGIPPREAVAMDPQQRLLLMASWEAVEQAGIDPLTLRGSRTGVYAAAIDQGYATLGPGAAEAVQGFLMTGNSMSVMSGRVSYALGLEGPAVTLDTACSASLVALHLAARALRAGECSLALAGGVSVMALPAVFVEFSRQGAMSPDGRCKPFAAAADGTGWGEGVGMLLLERLSDARRNGRTVLAVLRGSAVNQDGASNGLTAPNGPSQQRVIRAALADAGVTASDVDAVEAHGTGTTLGDPIEADALLATYGQDRPADRPLWLGSLKSNIGHTQAAAGVAGVIKTVLALRNGVLPRTLHVDAPTPHADWSSGAVELLTEARDWPAVDRPRRAGVSSFGMSGTNAHVVLEQAPEPEPAEQAPEPADGSGTATDGPETVTDGPEARTDGPSAEQAAAPGTALPWVLSGRTASALGDQAARLRARLTRGTPARPADIGFSLATTRSAFEHRAVVIGDGHHALLNGLAALSAPAPDLPTAPGTDLPDAPATPADAVSAPADVVMGTGRVVEGRTALVFPGQGSQWTGMARDLLATSPAFRDRLAACDAALSAHVDWRLPAVLEGEPGAPDLERVDVVQPVLWAVMVSLAAHWESWGVRPDAVVGHSQGEIAAAVVAGALSLEDGAKVVALRSRAIRALAGLGGMVAVSLPEDEVRAAIAPWAEKLSVAAVNGPAAVVVSGEPGALAELLAHCAAQGVRARPVPVDYASHSAQVERIRSEVLTALADVRPLPARTPLFSTVTGDRLDTTVMDADYWYRNLRGTVRFDAAVRSLVEQGHEVFVEVSPHPVLAMALQDTAEATGAAEPPVVVGTLRRDDGGLRRALTSAAELWVAGAAVDWSAVYAGTGARPTALPGYPFQLRRYWLEPETAPGTGPAADPHDTAFWHMVDHEAPAEIAARLAVDEDALAPVLPALRGWHAQRRDESVIDSWRYRIGWQPLPDPPAATTAAGTWLVVLPAGHDDARVRGPLLALTEAGVTVVTAELTADAVHRTDLADTLAIALGGLVPTGVLSLLAAADRPHPAHPALPTGTALTVALVQALGDLGLTAPLWCATTGAVSTGPDDPVTRPRQALVWGTGLVAALELSARWGGLIDLPPELDARARTRLAAVLTASVPGTGGVGTGSLGTSGGPGREDQLALRPNGILARRLRRAPRSGTPTSRWKPRGTVLLTGGTGAVGPHLARWLARSGATHLVLPGRRGPQAPGAAELAAELAALGVRLTLPVCDLSDRQAVAKLLTGLEMAGDPVTAVVHAAAFVALAPLDGTPMSAFEQIVAAKAAGAEHLDALLDRELDAFVLFSSIAGVWGSGDHGAYAAANAYLDALAQHRRARGLTATTIDWGIWQAENPWQDRVAGEDADLFNLEQHGLPRIAPDLALHALRQALDDDETVLTVADVDWERFAAVFTSTRPSPLLTGIPEARRALEAAAGDAEAPAAALLRQRLATLAESEQHRLLLDLVRTHAAAVLGHATVDAIRPGRAFQDLGFASLTAVELRNRLNAATGLRLPSTLIFDHPSSTALAQEIRTELLGRQATDPAPSAPHLSDPARSVTAAAAHPPAPDDEPIAIVSMACRFPGGIGTPEELWSLLVDGGDAVSDLPTDRGWDIEALYDPDPDHPGTSTTRRGGFLHDAADFDAEFFGISPREALAMDPQQRLLLETTWEAIERAAIDPATLRGSRTGVFTGVNYADYAAVVAQSHEGDGHLLTGSAPSVVSGRVAYTLGLEGPAVTIDTACSSSLVALHLAGRALRGGDCSLALVGGVAVMATPGALISFSRQRGLAEDGRCKAFSDDADGMGMGEGVGVLLLERLSDARRNGHPVLAVVRGSAVNQDGASNGLSAPNGPSQQRVIRAALADARLTASEVDVVEAHGTGTVLGDPIEAQALLATYGQDRPTDRPLLVGSLKSNLGHAQAASGVAGVIKTVLSMRHGQVPRTLHVGRPSGHVDWTRGALALATEQQPWPLHHGRPFRAGVSSFGLSGTNVHTILEHAPLDDDAPPAERAPLPAVPWLLSAKSPQALRSQADRLRRHLDGSPVPDPRDIGSALHARTAFEYRRALIGDRDQLNALLGEMADDESGAWDGGRTVDGRSVLVFPGQGSQWVGMAAVLLAESEVFAGRMAECERALGPYVDWSLTEALGSERLLARVDVVQPVLWAVMVSLAEVWRSFGVVPDAVVGHSQGEVAAACAAGGLSLDDGARVVALRSRAVGVLAGRGGMASVPLPVDVVRERIAPWAGRLSVAAVNGPSSTVVSGDADAIAGFLEELVGEGVRARRVEVDYASHSSHVEQIREQLLSDLAGITPRSGAVPFFSTVTGGWLDTKNLDAEYWYRNLRETVEFEQATGALLTDGFRFFVEVGPHPVLGVAVGESAEAAGVDAAVLGTLRRGEGGQEQVLRAVGRAWERGLGVDWSGAFPGARRVELPTYAFQRSRYWPEPALTTAADVGSAGLDPAGHPLLGAATELADTGELLLSGRLSLRTHPWLADHAVAGTVLLPGAAFAELAVRAADEAGCHTVEELTLQSTLLIPADTAVRLQVRVGAADAHGTRSLDLFSCREGATTPHWTAHATGVLTADATTRKPPPAPDDPGSWPPPGAVPIPVDDLYERFHTSGYGYGPAFRGLTSAWRRGDEIFTEVRLPEDQHRTAAAFGVHPALLDAALQGLFLRDRPESGPGPDRPSAGLPFSWSGVRLYASEATALRVRLGFRPDGSVAIDATDPNGLPVASVEALAVRPVDLDALRPAGGPDSLYRVQWSAAPDTAPVGPLGPWAVLGGRASLPDADSHPDLAALGAALDGGAPSPAAVLAWCDPTPHPLSPPDAASVHTALDDALRLVQEWLADPRWDDGTRLVLVTRGAVSTAAGEEVTDLTGAAVRGLVRSAQSEHPDRFLLIDTDDPAAVTGLLPRALAGTEPQLAIRAGRLLAPRLTRAAITTDLNPGTDLHPGPDPDLNTNPAPAPAPDTLSGIAASSGTVLVTGAGGALGGLVARHLVTAHGVRNLLLVGRRGADAPGLADLAAELRGRGARVDVEACDVADRDALAALLAGIPADRPLSAVVHAAGVLDDGTVESLTPARMRHVLRPKVDAALHLHALTRDLPLSAFVLFSSASATVGNAGQGNYAAANAFLDALAQHRRALKLPAQSLAWGLWERRSTMTGTLTAADLRRMSRGGTAAIGSEEGLALFDAALTLDEPLLVPVRIDLGRLRAAARTAPVPALLSALVPGTVRRPASGADAAEADSLRRRLTGLPPEERLTTLLDLVRSRGADILGHGGAGSIDPDQPFKDLGFDSLTSVELRNRLGAATGRRLPATLVFDHPTPAAVAAYLSTRLVPDGAGGPAVTGKAGGTPDHEIGSLLATIPPAALRRAGLLDALLDLAGRPEAAADDTGTPAADDIEDMAVDELVRMALGGERD